One Pseudorasbora parva isolate DD20220531a chromosome 4, ASM2467924v1, whole genome shotgun sequence genomic region harbors:
- the tspan5b gene encoding tetraspanin-5, with protein sequence MSGKHFNVHEVGCCIKYFIFGFNIIFWLLGVAFLSVALWAWSEKGVLSNISSITDLGGFDPVWLFLVVGGVMFVLGFAGCIGALRENSFLLKFFSVFLGIIFFLELTAGVLAFVFKDWIKDQLKFFINNNIRAYRDDIDLQNLIDFTQDYWECCGAFGPEDWNLNIYFNCTDTNLSREKCGVPFSCCTKDPAEDVINTQCGYDIRAKVDNEQKMFIHTKGCVPQFEKWLQENLTVVAGIFIGIALLQIFGICLAQNLLSDIEAVRESCLFT encoded by the exons ATGTCCGGAAAACACTTTAACGTGCACGAAGTGGGCTGTTGCATCAAATACTTCATTTTTggatttaatattatattttgg CTGCTGGGGGTGGCATTCCTGTCCGTGGCTCTGTGGGCCTGGAGTGAGAAG GGGGTCCTCTCCAACATATCCTCCATCACAGATCTGGGTGGGTTTGACCCAGTGTGGCTGTTTCTTGTGGTTGGAGGGGTGATGTTCGTGCTCGGCTTCGCAGGATGTATCGGCGCTCTGAGGGAAAACTCCTTTCTTCTTAAGTTT TTTTCCGTTTTTCTGGGAATCATATTTTTCCTGGAGTTGACAGCGGGAGTCTTGGCGTTTGTCTTTAAGGACTGGATTAAAGACCAGCTCAAGTTCTTCATCAACAACAATATTAGAGCATACAGAGATGACATTGACCTACAGAATCTCATTGATTTCACACAAGATTAT TGGGAGTGTTGTGGAGCTTTTGGGCCTGAAGACTGGAAtctgaatatttattttaattgtactgACACTAATCTGAGCAGAGAGAAATGTGGGGTTCCCTTTTCCTGCTGCACCAAGGACCCTGCT GAAGATGTGATCAACACACAGTGTGGATATGACATTCGAGCAAAAGTT GACAACGAACAGAAGATGTTTATACACACGAAAGGATGTGTGCCGCAGTTCGAGAAATGGCTACAGGAGAATCTAACTGTAGTTGCCGGAATCTTCATAGGAATTGCACTTCTGCAG ATATTTGGGATATGTCTGGCACAGAATCTACTGAGCGACATTGAGGCGGTCAGAGAGAGCTG TTTGTTTACCTGA